A region from the Triplophysa rosa linkage group LG4, Trosa_1v2, whole genome shotgun sequence genome encodes:
- the LOC130552347 gene encoding uncharacterized protein LOC130552347 isoform X4, which produces MKTVHLEMEKFSEDLFSTPPTTKSCCPQTAHVLSPILEQSTSQSMDSTMIETPKRTQQRKRSRFLEFPTHTSTPAGRSQRQPHGTSRTPRSRYPEASGTRCHTSTPPQAGRSQRQPHGTPKTPSDRYSQASGTRCHTSTPPQAGRSQRQPHGTTRTPRNRYSQEKQDKFPMSEKRFQRKVLMLLLEIKEELRRVGQRVEPDTVFHLSTLESVEELQHLERKLINEETRAAMVSALCKIGGRNLKDSARRMLDRLPQRAGCSSWPDLMVEGEWEVGT; this is translated from the exons ATGAAGACAGTACATTTAGAAATGG AAAAGTTTTCGGAGGACCTTTTTTCGACACCACCCACCACTAAATCTT GTTGTCCACAAACGGCACACGTCTTGTCACCAATCCTTGAACAAA GCACTTCACAGTCTATGGACTCCACAATGATTGAAACTCCCAAAA GGACACAGCAGAGAAAAAGGAGTCGTTTTTTAGAGTTTCCAACTCACACCTCAACCCCAG CCGGCAGGTCTCAGCGCCAGCCACATGGCACTAGCAGAACTCCACGCAGCAGATATCCTGAAG CTTCTGGGACTCGGTGCCACACCAGCACACCGCCACAAG CCGGCAGGTCTCAGCGTCAGCCACATGGCACTCCCAAGACTCCAAGCGACAGATATTCTCAAG CTTCTGGGACTCGGTGCCACACCAGCACACCGCCACAAG CCGGCAGGTCTCAGCGCCAGCCACATGGCACTACCAGAACTCCACGCAACAGATATTCTCAAG aaaagcaagacaagttTCCAATGTCTGAAAAAA GATTCCAAAGAAAGGTTCTGATGCTGCTTCTAGAAATAAAAGAAGAGCTAAGAAGAGTTGGACAAAGGGTTGAACCAGACACTGTGTTCCACCTGTCTACTTTGGAGAGCGTAGAGGAATTACAGCACTTGGAAAGGAAGTTAATAAATGAGGAGACCCGGGCAGCAATG gtgtcaGCGCTGTGCAAAATAGGAGGAAGAAACCTCAAGGACAGTGCAAGAAGGATGCTGGATAG
- the LOC130552347 gene encoding uncharacterized protein LOC130552347 isoform X1 yields the protein MKTVHLEMAEKFSEDLFSTPPTTKSCTLMNQLEDPEVSIPESCPQTAHVLSPILEQSTSQSMDSTMIETPKRTQQRKRSRFLEFPTHTSTPAGRSQRQPHGTSRTPRSRYPEASGTRCHTSTPPQAGRSQRQPHGTPKTPSDRYSQASGTRCHTSTPPQAGRSQRQPHGTTRTPRNRYSQEKQDKFPMSEKRFQRKVLMLLLEIKEELRRVGQRVEPDTVFHLSTLESVEELQHLERKLINEETRAAMVSALCKIGGRNLKDSARRMLDRLPQRAGCSSWPDLMVEGEWEVGT from the exons ATGAAGACAGTACATTTAGAAATGG CAGAAAAGTTTTCGGAGGACCTTTTTTCGACACCACCCACCACTAAATCTT GTACTCTGATGAATCAATTGGAGGACCCTGAAGTGTCTATACCAGAAA GTTGTCCACAAACGGCACACGTCTTGTCACCAATCCTTGAACAAA GCACTTCACAGTCTATGGACTCCACAATGATTGAAACTCCCAAAA GGACACAGCAGAGAAAAAGGAGTCGTTTTTTAGAGTTTCCAACTCACACCTCAACCCCAG CCGGCAGGTCTCAGCGCCAGCCACATGGCACTAGCAGAACTCCACGCAGCAGATATCCTGAAG CTTCTGGGACTCGGTGCCACACCAGCACACCGCCACAAG CCGGCAGGTCTCAGCGTCAGCCACATGGCACTCCCAAGACTCCAAGCGACAGATATTCTCAAG CTTCTGGGACTCGGTGCCACACCAGCACACCGCCACAAG CCGGCAGGTCTCAGCGCCAGCCACATGGCACTACCAGAACTCCACGCAACAGATATTCTCAAG aaaagcaagacaagttTCCAATGTCTGAAAAAA GATTCCAAAGAAAGGTTCTGATGCTGCTTCTAGAAATAAAAGAAGAGCTAAGAAGAGTTGGACAAAGGGTTGAACCAGACACTGTGTTCCACCTGTCTACTTTGGAGAGCGTAGAGGAATTACAGCACTTGGAAAGGAAGTTAATAAATGAGGAGACCCGGGCAGCAATG gtgtcaGCGCTGTGCAAAATAGGAGGAAGAAACCTCAAGGACAGTGCAAGAAGGATGCTGGATAG
- the LOC130552347 gene encoding uncharacterized protein LOC130552347 isoform X7, producing MKTVHLEMAEKFSEDLFSTPPTTKSCTLMNQLEDPEVSIPESCPQTAHVLSPILEQSTSQSMDSTMIETPKRTQQRKRSRFLEFPTHTSTPAGRSQRQPHGTSRTPRSRYPEASGTRCHTSTPPQAGRSQRQPHGTTRTPRNRYSQEKQDKFPMSEKRFQRKVLMLLLEIKEELRRVGQRVEPDTVFHLSTLESVEELQHLERKLINEETRAAMVSALCKIGGRNLKDSARRMLDRLPQRAGCSSWPDLMVEGEWEVGT from the exons ATGAAGACAGTACATTTAGAAATGG CAGAAAAGTTTTCGGAGGACCTTTTTTCGACACCACCCACCACTAAATCTT GTACTCTGATGAATCAATTGGAGGACCCTGAAGTGTCTATACCAGAAA GTTGTCCACAAACGGCACACGTCTTGTCACCAATCCTTGAACAAA GCACTTCACAGTCTATGGACTCCACAATGATTGAAACTCCCAAAA GGACACAGCAGAGAAAAAGGAGTCGTTTTTTAGAGTTTCCAACTCACACCTCAACCCCAG CCGGCAGGTCTCAGCGCCAGCCACATGGCACTAGCAGAACTCCACGCAGCAGATATCCTGAAG CTTCTGGGACTCGGTGCCACACCAGCACACCGCCACAAG CCGGCAGGTCTCAGCGCCAGCCACATGGCACTACCAGAACTCCACGCAACAGATATTCTCAAG aaaagcaagacaagttTCCAATGTCTGAAAAAA GATTCCAAAGAAAGGTTCTGATGCTGCTTCTAGAAATAAAAGAAGAGCTAAGAAGAGTTGGACAAAGGGTTGAACCAGACACTGTGTTCCACCTGTCTACTTTGGAGAGCGTAGAGGAATTACAGCACTTGGAAAGGAAGTTAATAAATGAGGAGACCCGGGCAGCAATG gtgtcaGCGCTGTGCAAAATAGGAGGAAGAAACCTCAAGGACAGTGCAAGAAGGATGCTGGATAG
- the LOC130552347 gene encoding uncharacterized protein LOC130552347 isoform X2, with protein sequence MKTVHLEMEKFSEDLFSTPPTTKSCTLMNQLEDPEVSIPESCPQTAHVLSPILEQSTSQSMDSTMIETPKRTQQRKRSRFLEFPTHTSTPAGRSQRQPHGTSRTPRSRYPEASGTRCHTSTPPQAGRSQRQPHGTPKTPSDRYSQASGTRCHTSTPPQAGRSQRQPHGTTRTPRNRYSQEKQDKFPMSEKRFQRKVLMLLLEIKEELRRVGQRVEPDTVFHLSTLESVEELQHLERKLINEETRAAMVSALCKIGGRNLKDSARRMLDRLPQRAGCSSWPDLMVEGEWEVGT encoded by the exons ATGAAGACAGTACATTTAGAAATGG AAAAGTTTTCGGAGGACCTTTTTTCGACACCACCCACCACTAAATCTT GTACTCTGATGAATCAATTGGAGGACCCTGAAGTGTCTATACCAGAAA GTTGTCCACAAACGGCACACGTCTTGTCACCAATCCTTGAACAAA GCACTTCACAGTCTATGGACTCCACAATGATTGAAACTCCCAAAA GGACACAGCAGAGAAAAAGGAGTCGTTTTTTAGAGTTTCCAACTCACACCTCAACCCCAG CCGGCAGGTCTCAGCGCCAGCCACATGGCACTAGCAGAACTCCACGCAGCAGATATCCTGAAG CTTCTGGGACTCGGTGCCACACCAGCACACCGCCACAAG CCGGCAGGTCTCAGCGTCAGCCACATGGCACTCCCAAGACTCCAAGCGACAGATATTCTCAAG CTTCTGGGACTCGGTGCCACACCAGCACACCGCCACAAG CCGGCAGGTCTCAGCGCCAGCCACATGGCACTACCAGAACTCCACGCAACAGATATTCTCAAG aaaagcaagacaagttTCCAATGTCTGAAAAAA GATTCCAAAGAAAGGTTCTGATGCTGCTTCTAGAAATAAAAGAAGAGCTAAGAAGAGTTGGACAAAGGGTTGAACCAGACACTGTGTTCCACCTGTCTACTTTGGAGAGCGTAGAGGAATTACAGCACTTGGAAAGGAAGTTAATAAATGAGGAGACCCGGGCAGCAATG gtgtcaGCGCTGTGCAAAATAGGAGGAAGAAACCTCAAGGACAGTGCAAGAAGGATGCTGGATAG
- the LOC130552347 gene encoding uncharacterized protein LOC130552347 isoform X3, translating to MKTVHLEMAEKFSEDLFSTPPTTKSCCPQTAHVLSPILEQSTSQSMDSTMIETPKRTQQRKRSRFLEFPTHTSTPAGRSQRQPHGTSRTPRSRYPEASGTRCHTSTPPQAGRSQRQPHGTPKTPSDRYSQASGTRCHTSTPPQAGRSQRQPHGTTRTPRNRYSQEKQDKFPMSEKRFQRKVLMLLLEIKEELRRVGQRVEPDTVFHLSTLESVEELQHLERKLINEETRAAMVSALCKIGGRNLKDSARRMLDRLPQRAGCSSWPDLMVEGEWEVGT from the exons ATGAAGACAGTACATTTAGAAATGG CAGAAAAGTTTTCGGAGGACCTTTTTTCGACACCACCCACCACTAAATCTT GTTGTCCACAAACGGCACACGTCTTGTCACCAATCCTTGAACAAA GCACTTCACAGTCTATGGACTCCACAATGATTGAAACTCCCAAAA GGACACAGCAGAGAAAAAGGAGTCGTTTTTTAGAGTTTCCAACTCACACCTCAACCCCAG CCGGCAGGTCTCAGCGCCAGCCACATGGCACTAGCAGAACTCCACGCAGCAGATATCCTGAAG CTTCTGGGACTCGGTGCCACACCAGCACACCGCCACAAG CCGGCAGGTCTCAGCGTCAGCCACATGGCACTCCCAAGACTCCAAGCGACAGATATTCTCAAG CTTCTGGGACTCGGTGCCACACCAGCACACCGCCACAAG CCGGCAGGTCTCAGCGCCAGCCACATGGCACTACCAGAACTCCACGCAACAGATATTCTCAAG aaaagcaagacaagttTCCAATGTCTGAAAAAA GATTCCAAAGAAAGGTTCTGATGCTGCTTCTAGAAATAAAAGAAGAGCTAAGAAGAGTTGGACAAAGGGTTGAACCAGACACTGTGTTCCACCTGTCTACTTTGGAGAGCGTAGAGGAATTACAGCACTTGGAAAGGAAGTTAATAAATGAGGAGACCCGGGCAGCAATG gtgtcaGCGCTGTGCAAAATAGGAGGAAGAAACCTCAAGGACAGTGCAAGAAGGATGCTGGATAG
- the LOC130552347 gene encoding uncharacterized protein LOC130552347 isoform X8 encodes MKTVHLEMAEKFSEDLFSTPPTTKSCCPQTAHVLSPILEQSTSQSMDSTMIETPKTGRSQRQPHGTSRTPRSRYPEASGTRCHTSTPPQAGRSQRQPHGTPKTPSDRYSQASGTRCHTSTPPQAGRSQRQPHGTTRTPRNRYSQEKQDKFPMSEKRFQRKVLMLLLEIKEELRRVGQRVEPDTVFHLSTLESVEELQHLERKLINEETRAAMVSALCKIGGRNLKDSARRMLDRLPQRAGCSSWPDLMVEGEWEVGT; translated from the exons ATGAAGACAGTACATTTAGAAATGG CAGAAAAGTTTTCGGAGGACCTTTTTTCGACACCACCCACCACTAAATCTT GTTGTCCACAAACGGCACACGTCTTGTCACCAATCCTTGAACAAA GCACTTCACAGTCTATGGACTCCACAATGATTGAAACTCCCAAAA CCGGCAGGTCTCAGCGCCAGCCACATGGCACTAGCAGAACTCCACGCAGCAGATATCCTGAAG CTTCTGGGACTCGGTGCCACACCAGCACACCGCCACAAG CCGGCAGGTCTCAGCGTCAGCCACATGGCACTCCCAAGACTCCAAGCGACAGATATTCTCAAG CTTCTGGGACTCGGTGCCACACCAGCACACCGCCACAAG CCGGCAGGTCTCAGCGCCAGCCACATGGCACTACCAGAACTCCACGCAACAGATATTCTCAAG aaaagcaagacaagttTCCAATGTCTGAAAAAA GATTCCAAAGAAAGGTTCTGATGCTGCTTCTAGAAATAAAAGAAGAGCTAAGAAGAGTTGGACAAAGGGTTGAACCAGACACTGTGTTCCACCTGTCTACTTTGGAGAGCGTAGAGGAATTACAGCACTTGGAAAGGAAGTTAATAAATGAGGAGACCCGGGCAGCAATG gtgtcaGCGCTGTGCAAAATAGGAGGAAGAAACCTCAAGGACAGTGCAAGAAGGATGCTGGATAG
- the LOC130552347 gene encoding mucin-17-like isoform X5: protein MKTVHLEMAEKFSEDLFSTPPTTKSCTLMNQLEDPEVSIPESCPQTAHVLSPILEQSTSQSMDSTMIETPKTGRSQRQPHGTSRTPRSRYPEASGTRCHTSTPPQAGRSQRQPHGTPKTPSDRYSQASGTRCHTSTPPQAGRSQRQPHGTTRTPRNRYSQEKQDKFPMSEKRFQRKVLMLLLEIKEELRRVGQRVEPDTVFHLSTLESVEELQHLERKLINEETRAAMVSALCKIGGRNLKDSARRMLDRLPQRAGCSSWPDLMVEGEWEVGT from the exons ATGAAGACAGTACATTTAGAAATGG CAGAAAAGTTTTCGGAGGACCTTTTTTCGACACCACCCACCACTAAATCTT GTACTCTGATGAATCAATTGGAGGACCCTGAAGTGTCTATACCAGAAA GTTGTCCACAAACGGCACACGTCTTGTCACCAATCCTTGAACAAA GCACTTCACAGTCTATGGACTCCACAATGATTGAAACTCCCAAAA CCGGCAGGTCTCAGCGCCAGCCACATGGCACTAGCAGAACTCCACGCAGCAGATATCCTGAAG CTTCTGGGACTCGGTGCCACACCAGCACACCGCCACAAG CCGGCAGGTCTCAGCGTCAGCCACATGGCACTCCCAAGACTCCAAGCGACAGATATTCTCAAG CTTCTGGGACTCGGTGCCACACCAGCACACCGCCACAAG CCGGCAGGTCTCAGCGCCAGCCACATGGCACTACCAGAACTCCACGCAACAGATATTCTCAAG aaaagcaagacaagttTCCAATGTCTGAAAAAA GATTCCAAAGAAAGGTTCTGATGCTGCTTCTAGAAATAAAAGAAGAGCTAAGAAGAGTTGGACAAAGGGTTGAACCAGACACTGTGTTCCACCTGTCTACTTTGGAGAGCGTAGAGGAATTACAGCACTTGGAAAGGAAGTTAATAAATGAGGAGACCCGGGCAGCAATG gtgtcaGCGCTGTGCAAAATAGGAGGAAGAAACCTCAAGGACAGTGCAAGAAGGATGCTGGATAG